In the Kribbella sp. NBC_00482 genome, one interval contains:
- a CDS encoding carbohydrate ABC transporter permease: MFQQRTQKSGRSVATWYRSGGLSAVFFALPLVLIFLYFSWGPILRGLVLSFQKNNLVAPPEWVGMSNFSYVLTDPQLPQAALNTLYFCLLALVFGFPVPLFLAVFISELRRTGWLYNVLSYLPAVVPPVAAILLWTFFYDPSGAGVFNSILGWFGLGPFAWLNSQTLAMPAIVLEATWAGAGATSIIYLAALTGVRTELYEAAELDGAGIWSRVWHVTLPQIRGIILIMMLLQLIGTFQVFTEPFLFTGGGPNNATTTILLLIYRYAFINGDFGAATALSVLLAGVLCVLSVVYHFMTRRWSIS, from the coding sequence ATGTTCCAGCAACGAACGCAGAAGTCCGGCCGGAGTGTTGCCACCTGGTACCGCTCCGGCGGGCTGAGTGCCGTCTTCTTCGCCCTGCCCCTGGTGCTCATCTTCCTGTACTTCTCCTGGGGCCCGATCCTGCGCGGCCTGGTGCTCAGCTTCCAGAAGAACAACCTCGTCGCCCCGCCCGAGTGGGTCGGGATGTCGAACTTCAGCTACGTGCTGACCGATCCGCAGCTCCCGCAGGCAGCACTCAACACGCTGTACTTCTGCCTGCTGGCCCTGGTCTTCGGCTTCCCGGTGCCGTTGTTCCTGGCCGTGTTCATCAGCGAGCTGCGCAGGACCGGCTGGCTCTACAACGTGCTCTCCTACCTGCCGGCCGTCGTACCGCCGGTGGCCGCGATCCTGCTGTGGACGTTCTTCTACGACCCGAGCGGGGCGGGCGTGTTCAACTCGATCCTCGGCTGGTTCGGGCTCGGGCCGTTCGCGTGGCTGAACTCGCAGACGCTGGCGATGCCCGCGATCGTCCTCGAGGCGACGTGGGCCGGCGCCGGCGCCACATCGATCATCTACCTGGCGGCGCTGACCGGCGTACGGACGGAGTTGTACGAGGCGGCCGAGCTGGACGGCGCGGGGATCTGGAGCCGGGTCTGGCACGTCACGCTGCCGCAGATCCGCGGAATCATCCTGATCATGATGCTGCTGCAGCTGATCGGGACATTCCAGGTCTTCACCGAGCCGTTCCTGTTCACCGGCGGCGGCCCGAACAACGCCACCACGACGATCCTGCTGCTGATCTACCGGTACGCGTTCATCAACGGCGACTTCGGCGCTGCGACCGCGCTCAGCGTGCTGCTCGCCGGGGTGCTGTGCGTGCTGTCGGTGGTCTATCACTTCATGACCCGGCGATGGAGCATCTCATGA
- a CDS encoding carbohydrate ABC transporter permease: MSDERGIISVSDRKVSVVRYGLPAIQVLLFIGLVIAGVGPLLWLLKSGVSTSQDILRGPMQLWPSGIQPQNIPDAWNRVQIGAYLGNTAFIAIGSMIATLFVCTTGAFVLSVLRPKWGPIVTGAVLATLFLPGVISLVPLYMTVLKMPLLGISLQNTFWAVWLPQAAGAFNVLVMKRYFDSIPRELIEAARIDGASNLRLFTSLILPLSKPIVGVVALLTVIGSWKDYLWPLLVLPDPRLQPISVALPRVAKTTEISLQMSALFLAVLIPVVLFLLFQKQFLRGVGMAGGIKD; encoded by the coding sequence ATGAGCGACGAACGCGGCATCATCTCCGTCTCCGACCGGAAAGTTTCGGTCGTCCGCTACGGGTTGCCGGCCATCCAGGTGCTGCTGTTCATTGGCCTGGTGATCGCTGGCGTCGGGCCGCTGCTGTGGCTGCTCAAGTCCGGTGTCTCGACGAGCCAGGACATCCTGCGCGGCCCGATGCAGTTGTGGCCGTCGGGTATCCAGCCGCAGAACATCCCGGACGCCTGGAACCGCGTGCAGATCGGCGCGTACCTGGGCAACACGGCGTTCATCGCGATCGGCTCGATGATCGCGACGCTGTTCGTGTGTACGACGGGAGCCTTCGTGCTGAGCGTCCTGCGGCCGAAGTGGGGACCGATCGTCACCGGCGCCGTCCTGGCGACGCTCTTCCTGCCCGGTGTCATCTCGCTCGTCCCGCTGTACATGACGGTGCTGAAGATGCCGCTGCTCGGGATCAGTCTGCAGAACACGTTCTGGGCGGTCTGGCTGCCGCAGGCGGCCGGCGCGTTCAACGTGCTGGTGATGAAGCGGTACTTCGACTCGATCCCGCGTGAGCTGATCGAGGCCGCCCGCATCGACGGTGCGAGCAACCTGAGGCTGTTCACGTCGCTGATCCTGCCGCTGTCGAAGCCGATCGTCGGAGTCGTCGCGCTACTGACCGTCATCGGTTCGTGGAAGGACTACCTCTGGCCGCTGCTCGTGCTGCCGGACCCACGGCTGCAGCCGATCTCGGTCGCCCTGCCCCGGGTGGCCAAGACCACAGAGATCTCCCTGCAGATGAGCGCGCTGTTCCTCGCGGTTCTGATCCCCGTCGTGCTCTTCTTGTTGTTCCAGAAACAGTTCCTGCGCGGCGTGGGCATGGCAGGAGGTATCAAAGATTGA
- a CDS encoding RNA-guided endonuclease InsQ/TnpB family protein, which produces MSRFRMYPTPVQRCDLFEHCRHARYVWNLALEQWSMWRRDQGPTPTFTEQCRQLTAARAASDWLRAGSQTVQQQALRDFDRAAKSFYSGTHRRPTWRKAGQREGFRIVGSQATRVVRLNRKWAAVLVPKVGWVRFRLTRAIPTAKSYRVTCDRLGHWHIAFAVVPPPIPAPGTGGVVGVDRGVVVSAALSTGELLLCPQLSEAEQARLKSLQRRLARCRSGSSRRRKVKAAVAKLFARARNRRKDWVEKTSTELARRFDVIRVEDLRIVQLTRRPKPKPDPERPDAYLPNRRRAKAGLNRAILANGWGGLVRRLQDKGPGRVEKVHPAYTSQTCSDCGHCAPENRESQAVFRCLACGFRAHADVNAAVNIAAGRAVRARRETPVRVSLKREPQRATSQ; this is translated from the coding sequence ATGTCGCGGTTCCGCATGTACCCCACGCCTGTGCAGCGGTGCGACCTGTTCGAGCATTGCAGGCATGCCCGGTACGTCTGGAACCTGGCGCTTGAACAATGGTCGATGTGGAGACGGGATCAGGGCCCGACACCGACCTTTACCGAGCAGTGTCGGCAACTGACCGCGGCACGAGCTGCGTCCGACTGGCTTCGAGCAGGATCCCAAACTGTCCAGCAGCAGGCGCTGCGCGACTTCGACCGAGCAGCCAAGAGCTTCTACTCCGGCACCCACCGCCGACCTACCTGGCGCAAAGCCGGACAGCGCGAGGGATTTCGCATCGTCGGTAGCCAGGCAACCCGGGTGGTCAGGCTGAACCGGAAATGGGCCGCGGTACTCGTCCCGAAAGTCGGTTGGGTCCGGTTCCGCTTGACTCGAGCGATCCCAACGGCAAAGTCGTACCGCGTCACCTGCGATCGGCTGGGTCACTGGCACATCGCCTTCGCTGTTGTCCCGCCTCCGATTCCAGCGCCCGGTACCGGCGGAGTCGTCGGCGTCGACCGTGGTGTCGTTGTATCGGCGGCCCTCTCGACCGGAGAACTCCTGCTGTGTCCCCAACTCTCCGAGGCTGAACAAGCTCGGCTCAAAAGCCTGCAGCGCCGCCTCGCCCGCTGTCGCAGCGGCTCCTCCCGACGCCGCAAGGTGAAGGCGGCGGTAGCGAAGCTGTTCGCGCGGGCACGGAACCGGCGCAAGGACTGGGTAGAGAAGACCAGCACCGAGCTTGCGCGGCGATTCGACGTCATCCGTGTTGAAGACCTGCGAATCGTTCAGCTGACCAGGCGTCCCAAACCCAAACCCGACCCCGAACGCCCAGATGCCTACCTGCCGAACCGACGCCGAGCAAAAGCTGGTCTCAACCGGGCGATCCTCGCCAACGGCTGGGGTGGCCTGGTACGCCGTTTGCAGGACAAGGGACCCGGACGGGTCGAGAAAGTCCACCCCGCGTACACGTCGCAGACCTGCAGCGACTGCGGGCATTGCGCCCCAGAGAATCGTGAGAGCCAAGCGGTCTTCCGGTGCCTTGCCTGTGGCTTCCGAGCGCATGCCGACGTGAACGCGGCAGTCAACATCGCGGCCGGACGGGCCGTCAGAGCACGCCGAGAGACGCCGGTCCGGGTCTCGCTGAAGCGTGAACCTCAACGCGCTACCTCTCAGTAG
- a CDS encoding NAD-dependent epimerase/dehydratase family protein: MLVTGAAGRIGLVTVEHLNELGAKVTALSNVEHPDLKADRVLIGDTRSETDVAHALEGVEYVVHLAALPHPSAGTPYEVYSINVVSTFNVLAQAGALGIDRAVIASSINATGVPFNPHEIGPPYFPWDEQAASDIGDAYSLSKQNDENTARMAWRRWGIDVVAFRFPHVNSAEVLQEMSDYVREHPGSGLREAWSYLDTRDAAYAVELGLTAPLSGAQTFFVAASTTTAPYPTEDLLDAYAPDVPRSRRFAGREVPIDLTAVRTVLGFEARHELDLPTLSLEL; encoded by the coding sequence GTGCTGGTGACGGGGGCTGCCGGGCGGATCGGGCTGGTCACGGTCGAGCACCTGAACGAGCTGGGTGCCAAGGTGACCGCCTTGTCGAACGTCGAGCACCCGGACCTGAAGGCGGACCGGGTGCTGATCGGCGACACCCGGTCCGAGACGGACGTGGCCCATGCCCTCGAGGGCGTGGAGTACGTCGTGCACCTGGCAGCGCTGCCGCACCCGTCGGCCGGTACGCCGTACGAGGTGTACTCGATCAACGTGGTGTCGACGTTCAACGTGCTGGCCCAGGCCGGTGCGCTCGGCATCGACCGGGCCGTGATCGCGAGCAGCATCAACGCGACCGGCGTACCGTTCAACCCGCACGAGATCGGGCCGCCGTACTTCCCGTGGGACGAGCAGGCGGCGAGCGATATCGGCGACGCGTACTCGCTGTCGAAGCAGAACGACGAGAACACCGCGCGGATGGCGTGGCGGCGCTGGGGGATCGACGTGGTCGCGTTCCGGTTCCCGCACGTCAACTCGGCGGAGGTGCTGCAGGAGATGTCCGACTACGTCCGGGAGCATCCGGGCAGCGGACTGCGGGAGGCCTGGAGCTACCTGGACACCCGCGACGCGGCGTACGCCGTCGAGCTCGGATTGACCGCGCCGTTGTCGGGCGCTCAGACCTTCTTCGTCGCCGCGAGCACCACCACTGCGCCGTACCCGACCGAGGACCTGCTGGACGCGTACGCGCCGGACGTGCCGCGGTCGCGACGGTTCGCGGGACGCGAGGTGCCGATCGACCTGACCGCTGTACGGACTGTGCTGGGCTTCGAGGCCCGGCACGAACTCGACCTACCCACCCTCTCTCTGGAGCTTTGA
- a CDS encoding enolase C-terminal domain-like protein has translation MPSNFDQPWPVRDDIRIREVKAIVTAPQGIPLVVVKIDTTEPGLYGLGCATFTQRWKAVQTFVDEHLSRLLVGRYPGDIGDLTRLASYSGYWRGGPVTNNAISGIDQALWDIAGKRAGMPVYELLGGKVRAAADTYIHASGRTIADTIDHAQKLITQGWRHIRLQVSTPGGGGYGAPQAPTLYPDSPYHNGWSVRDYLRTTPELFAEARHALPDNIELLHDVHSRLTPKEAVLLARSLEPHRLFFLEDVLAPELWDRLPEVRAASPVPLAVGELTTSFGDAVRLIRDGGVDFIRSHVSDIGGLTPARKLADLAEISGVRTAWHGPGDTSPIGAAANVALDVSSVAFGIQEGHIYNEATYEVFPGTLQIEDGWLRPNEAPGWGIDVDLEAAARYPAELSGHDEWAAGVRRIDGALEAP, from the coding sequence ATGCCCTCGAACTTCGACCAGCCGTGGCCAGTGCGGGACGACATCCGGATCCGCGAGGTGAAGGCGATCGTCACGGCGCCGCAAGGCATCCCGCTGGTGGTCGTGAAGATCGACACCACCGAACCGGGCCTGTACGGGCTCGGCTGCGCCACATTCACGCAGCGCTGGAAGGCCGTCCAGACGTTCGTCGACGAGCACCTGTCCCGGCTGCTCGTCGGCCGCTACCCGGGTGACATCGGCGATCTCACCCGCCTGGCGTCGTACTCCGGGTACTGGCGTGGCGGACCGGTCACGAACAACGCGATCTCCGGCATCGACCAGGCGCTGTGGGACATCGCCGGCAAGCGCGCCGGCATGCCGGTGTACGAGCTGCTCGGCGGCAAGGTCCGTGCGGCGGCCGACACGTACATCCACGCGAGCGGGCGGACGATCGCCGACACGATCGACCACGCGCAGAAGCTGATCACGCAGGGCTGGCGGCACATCCGGCTGCAGGTCTCGACACCGGGCGGTGGCGGGTACGGCGCTCCGCAGGCGCCGACGCTCTACCCGGATTCGCCGTACCACAACGGCTGGTCCGTGCGGGACTACCTGCGGACGACGCCGGAGCTGTTCGCCGAGGCGCGGCACGCGCTGCCCGACAACATCGAACTGCTCCACGACGTGCACTCGCGGCTGACGCCGAAGGAAGCGGTGCTGCTGGCTCGGTCACTCGAGCCGCACCGGCTGTTCTTCCTCGAGGACGTGCTCGCGCCGGAGCTGTGGGACCGGCTGCCCGAGGTCCGGGCCGCCTCTCCGGTTCCGCTGGCCGTCGGCGAGCTCACGACGTCGTTCGGTGACGCGGTCCGGCTGATCCGGGACGGCGGCGTCGACTTCATCCGTTCGCACGTCTCGGACATCGGCGGTCTCACCCCGGCCCGCAAGCTGGCCGACCTCGCCGAGATCTCCGGCGTACGGACGGCCTGGCACGGTCCGGGCGACACCTCGCCGATCGGCGCCGCGGCGAACGTCGCGCTGGATGTCTCGTCTGTTGCCTTCGGCATCCAAGAGGGGCATATCTACAACGAGGCGACGTACGAGGTGTTCCCCGGGACGCTGCAGATCGAGGACGGCTGGCTGCGGCCGAACGAGGCGCCCGGCTGGGGAATCGACGTCGACCTGGAGGCGGCGGCCCGTTATCCGGCGGAGCTGTCCGGTCACGACGAGTGGGCGGCCGGCGTACGGCGCATCGACGGAGCGCTCGAAGCGCCGTGA
- a CDS encoding ROK family protein, translating into MSDSVEGLAEMRRAGANQYDLGSFNEAVIIETIRLAGIISRTEISRRTGLTQQSVSRILRLLLQQGLLVEEAQERAERLGKPRTPVRLRSKAAHAVGIHIDPELLTVAVVDLDGTIVRRETVDLADDLAADQLIDLTAATVNAALSISQVDLASMLGVGVAVPGPIDADGTLLALPLQPAWRGLKIRQLLQQKLNHPVLVEKDGTAAAIGERWIGRSARARDFAYLYLGTGVGSGLILNGSIYRGGTANAGEFGQIAALRMGEWDPVDGPRMIPECNPTASLPVIAGEFGYVETDPAATDEAKRYRAVCKAAADGDAAAVKAVTQVARVIGQGAVGLVDLLDIDLVVLGGPAYGKEISEILLTEIGRAVNAHPVARETRPVAVEESMLQTDAAAVGAASTIFHDAFTPRVSGSSQARRLPK; encoded by the coding sequence ATGAGCGATTCGGTCGAGGGACTCGCCGAGATGCGGCGCGCGGGCGCGAACCAGTACGACCTGGGCTCGTTCAACGAGGCCGTGATCATCGAGACGATCCGGCTGGCCGGCATCATCAGCCGGACCGAGATCTCCCGCCGTACCGGCCTGACCCAGCAGTCGGTGTCGCGGATCCTGCGTCTCCTTCTCCAGCAGGGGTTGCTGGTGGAGGAGGCGCAGGAGCGCGCGGAGCGGCTCGGCAAGCCGCGGACGCCGGTGCGGTTGCGGTCGAAGGCCGCGCACGCGGTCGGTATCCACATCGATCCCGAACTGCTCACCGTTGCCGTGGTCGACCTGGACGGCACGATCGTGCGCCGCGAAACGGTCGACCTCGCCGACGACCTCGCGGCGGACCAGCTGATCGACCTGACCGCGGCCACGGTGAACGCCGCGCTCAGCATCAGCCAGGTCGACCTCGCGTCGATGCTCGGTGTCGGCGTCGCCGTACCGGGCCCGATCGACGCCGACGGGACCCTGCTCGCGCTGCCGTTGCAGCCGGCCTGGCGCGGGTTGAAGATCCGCCAACTCCTACAGCAGAAGCTGAACCATCCGGTGCTGGTGGAGAAGGACGGTACGGCGGCCGCGATCGGCGAGCGCTGGATCGGCCGGTCGGCGCGGGCGCGGGACTTCGCGTACCTCTACCTCGGCACGGGCGTCGGCAGCGGCCTGATCCTGAACGGCTCGATCTACCGCGGCGGCACGGCGAACGCCGGTGAGTTCGGGCAGATCGCGGCGCTGCGGATGGGGGAGTGGGACCCTGTCGACGGACCCCGCATGATCCCCGAGTGCAACCCGACGGCGTCGCTGCCGGTGATCGCGGGCGAGTTCGGGTACGTCGAGACCGACCCGGCCGCGACCGACGAGGCCAAGCGCTACCGGGCCGTGTGCAAGGCGGCAGCCGACGGGGACGCTGCGGCGGTGAAGGCGGTCACGCAGGTCGCCCGCGTGATCGGGCAGGGCGCGGTCGGGCTGGTGGATCTGCTCGACATCGACCTGGTGGTGCTCGGCGGACCGGCGTACGGCAAGGAGATCTCGGAGATCCTGCTGACCGAGATCGGGCGCGCGGTGAACGCGCATCCGGTGGCGCGCGAGACCCGGCCGGTCGCGGTCGAGGAGTCGATGCTGCAGACCGACGCGGCCGCGGTCGGGGCGGCGTCGACGATCTTCCACGACGCGTTCACCCCTCGGGTCTCGGGATCGAGTCAGGCCCGTAGGCTGCCCAAGTGA
- a CDS encoding GNAT family N-acetyltransferase — MIEPRPLTPDVELRIATLDDAPALADAQTRSREHLRPWEPVRDDKWFTTVGQAERMTYQLERYKNGQVVPWVLAEGDRIVGQITLSDLVPGPFRSAALGYWLAADAVGRGLATLAVSAVAEIADTELKLHRIEASTLTNNTASQRVLQRADFEQIGFAPTYLHIDGRWQDCNLYQRILNSREPGA; from the coding sequence GTGATCGAACCCCGCCCGCTGACTCCGGACGTCGAGCTCCGGATCGCGACCCTCGACGACGCCCCTGCTCTCGCCGACGCACAGACCCGGAGCCGCGAACATCTCCGGCCGTGGGAGCCGGTCCGGGACGACAAGTGGTTCACCACTGTCGGGCAGGCCGAGCGGATGACGTACCAGCTCGAGCGCTACAAGAACGGCCAGGTCGTGCCGTGGGTGCTGGCCGAAGGCGATCGGATCGTCGGTCAGATCACGTTGAGCGACCTGGTCCCCGGCCCGTTCCGCAGCGCGGCCCTCGGCTACTGGCTGGCCGCCGACGCCGTCGGCCGCGGCCTCGCCACACTCGCCGTCTCGGCGGTCGCGGAAATCGCCGACACCGAACTGAAGCTGCACCGCATCGAAGCCAGCACGCTGACGAACAACACCGCCTCGCAGCGGGTCCTCCAGCGCGCCGACTTCGAACAGATCGGCTTCGCGCCTACCTACCTGCACATCGACGGCCGCTGGCAAGACTGCAACCTCTACCAACGCATCCTGAACTCCCGCGAGCCGGGCGCGTAG
- a CDS encoding Gfo/Idh/MocA family protein translates to MADTQQQVAIVGCGIIGRTHAKTIAERPDAIVTALVDGDAAAAEALKAQLVELGQPEPKVYDDLTAALGGSDVSLVAICTPSGTHAALAEQALNEKKHVVIEKPLDVDLIRARRLGAAATRAGNHGVLSSVISQHRFDAGSAVVKQAIDAGRFGQLTSSVATVAWWRSDEYYASAGWRGTWTQDGGGALMNQGVHTVDLMLWFMGRPVSIQAQALRAAHHAIEVEDTVVATITFENGSVGTLHATTAAFPGGRTRVSVHGTEGGAEVEDDRLRRLNVDGSKDDQPVDVGGPGGHKAQYDDILKAIADGTPPAITVQDAIDALATVRAVYIASTLQRPVKFVDVLEGRYDDVEVSRGVGLPPT, encoded by the coding sequence ATGGCTGACACACAGCAGCAGGTCGCGATCGTCGGGTGCGGCATCATCGGCCGCACCCACGCCAAGACCATCGCGGAACGGCCGGACGCGATCGTCACCGCCCTGGTGGACGGTGACGCCGCGGCCGCGGAGGCACTCAAGGCACAACTGGTCGAACTCGGGCAGCCGGAGCCGAAGGTGTACGACGACCTGACCGCGGCGCTGGGTGGGTCGGACGTCTCCCTCGTCGCGATCTGCACCCCGAGTGGCACGCACGCGGCGCTGGCCGAGCAGGCGCTGAACGAGAAGAAGCACGTCGTGATCGAGAAACCGCTCGACGTCGACCTGATCCGGGCCCGCCGCCTCGGCGCGGCAGCCACCCGGGCCGGGAACCACGGCGTGCTGTCGTCGGTGATCAGTCAGCACCGCTTCGACGCCGGCAGCGCGGTGGTCAAGCAGGCGATCGACGCCGGGCGGTTCGGGCAGCTCACGTCGTCCGTCGCGACCGTGGCGTGGTGGCGCAGCGACGAGTACTACGCGTCGGCCGGCTGGCGCGGGACGTGGACGCAGGACGGCGGTGGCGCGCTGATGAACCAGGGCGTCCACACCGTCGACCTGATGCTGTGGTTCATGGGCCGCCCGGTGAGCATCCAGGCCCAGGCGCTGCGGGCCGCGCACCACGCGATCGAGGTCGAGGACACGGTCGTAGCCACGATCACCTTCGAGAACGGCTCCGTAGGCACATTGCATGCCACGACCGCGGCGTTCCCCGGCGGCCGCACCCGCGTCTCCGTCCACGGCACCGAAGGCGGCGCCGAGGTCGAGGACGACCGTCTCCGCCGCCTGAACGTGGACGGCTCCAAGGACGACCAGCCCGTCGACGTCGGCGGCCCCGGCGGCCACAAAGCGCAGTACGACGACATCCTCAAGGCGATCGCCGACGGCACCCCGCCGGCCATCACCGTCCAGGACGCCATCGACGCCCTGGCCACGGTGCGAGCGGTCTACATCGCCTCCACCCTCCAACGCCCGGTCAAGTTCGTGGACGTGCTGGAGGGTCGGTACGACGACGTGGAGGTGTCGCGCGGCGTCGGCCTCCCACCCACCTGA